The nucleotide sequence caggttccatgttgagtgtggagcttgtttaaaattctctctcttcctgtctctatccctcttccCTGCTAGCACTCCctctctaaagaaaagaaaaaaggaatgaagaagggagggagtgagagaggaaggaagaaagggaaggaagagagggaggaaggaaggaaggaagaatagaaaaaaaaaacaaaacaaagtgaacGTTACTAATAATGaattacctaaataaataatgagacaTCCTCAGCATGGGCTATTGTACAACTACTAAAAAATTTACAGCTCAATCATTTGATTCAAACGTATTTCCAGGAAATGTTGTTCAGGGAGAAAATCAAGGTGGTAGAAAAGTGTGGGATAAGATTCCAGATTTATAAAACAatgatatatttagatatttagtaTATATATGTACGGTTATATAAGCATTGATAAAAAATATAGACAGTTACAAATCACGTTGTTAATAAGGGTgatcaggaagggaaggaggatgtgggagaggaaaagtagagaagaaacaatgaaaaagaaaacaagaagccTTAAAAGTGATGCAAAGATTTCATATGAGAACAATTATACTAACACATTTTAAGACTGAAAATTCCAATGACTGTTGGGAACACCACGACCATGGTTATCCCTCTGCAGTCCATTTGTTCTCAAAGCGAATGAGTCAAAAAGCCaccttctttaaaaatcatttcttttatttcaatgtGGGTATCATCTGAAATttcaagcaaataaacaaagtaTTAACACATAACATGGTCTCTCAAGTCCAACACTGTCTAGGTTTATGTTTGAATTTCAGCTTCCACTTATTTGGTGACAACCTAAGTAAGCTCTACCACACAGAGTCCCTGTGCTTGAAGAAAGCGAAGGTTCacctcctcatttttctttttctttttatattttaaggaatgAAAGTTTATCCCAAAGAATACATACACATGGCTAACAGATATATAAACTAATCATctctaatcatcaaggaaatacaagtcAGAACTACATGAGGTATCACTCCACACCTGTTAAGATGATTATCATCaaaagtcaagaaataacaagcattggcaaggatgtgaacaagaaagaaaacttgcTCACGtttagtggaaatgtaaattgggacagccattatagaaaacagtatggaaattcctgtaaaaattaaaaatagaactaccatatgatccaataatcccattctaggtatatatccaaaagtgAAATAAGGATTTTGAAGAAATGCCACTACtgtggcattattcacaacaaGCAAGGTATGTAAATAACTGAAGTGTCTGTCAACACTTGCAGGGATACAAAAATGTGATAAATAGGTATACATgcgtatatacataatatatacaatggaatattattcagccataaagagaagaaaatcattccattttctttatttttttgcatttccattttaaatgatttttaaaatataatgtgttgTCAAATTGGATAATATACAGTGTGTAAAGAgttctcttggtttttggggCAGATTCTTGTGGTTCACTGCTTACATACAACAACCAgaggtcatcccaacaagtgccctcctcaatgcccatcacccctcttcttCTCTCATCCATCCCTCCCATCAACcttcagattgttctctgtaattaagagtctcctatggtttgtttccctgcctctctgtctgtaactattttctcccattccttcccccatggtcttctgtcaagtctctcaagatccacatattagtgaaaaagtatgatatctatctttctctgacatttcactCCACATAATATCTTCCAGTTCCATTCACCTTGCTGTCAATTTCATGATTTCATCATTTTTCAAGACAACCAAATACATTCCTTTTAGATCCCCAGAATACACAGCAGGTGTTCTTTCTACCCTGGTTCCCATATACAGAATTTCTCAAACTTTTGGTAGTTAAGATCCTTAGGATATACATAGAAGAAACTGTCTCAAAAAGCATAAGAAACGCTGCAGTGGCATCTCAAAGAGGCCAAGTTTTTCAACAAGTACAACCAAACATAACAAGTTGTCTCAGATGCCAACAattgcattctctccctctctcctgcctcctccatctCTATCTCCTTCTTTACCAGCTTTATCTATATCTCTATTTCATTATTGCTCTGTACCCCCTTCATGCACCATGAACTAGTTTCCTGATCATTTGTCCACTCTCACATGGCCTTTCATACCAGCCCGATGAAGTCTAACTCTTCTTCCAGTCCAACTGCCCTCAGCAAACTCAGACTCTGTAGCCCATGTGTAAATGCCCAGTAAAGATCTTCTAATTGTGGAGCTCAACACTCATGTCAAGAAAGCTTCAGTTATTGATGGTCACATAGCTCCTTTTTCTAAGATAGGCCCAAGAAAGTTTCTCTTAGGGGAATGTGGGCAGGGAGGAATTGATCCCAcataatgaatacaaaataatCTCTCTTTGTAGGCTTCTGACTGGACTACCTTTACTTCATCTTGCACAGAGTTACACCATCCTGGTTTTCTTTACCTTctcatcctttccttctcttcatcaTCCATTTCCAAAACATCACCTGTCATGGCTGATTCATCTTCGTCCTTCAGCCACCCACGGGTTTGTTTTATCTTCCCTACCAAAAGTCTGAGTGATGTAAGAATCTTGGTCAAATAATCATTACCAGTCTCAACCCCATATTTGCAACAGTTATCCTTAGGTCTCTCTACCTAAggttaaaaagcaaatttataaaaattgttcaccataaagaactaaaggaaaactTCATAAATTCAAAATTTACCCCAGACTAACcctgaaaacagaaatattcttctccccaaatacaaaaagaaaattcagtccCACTGGTCTCTTAGTCAAAGCCCTACTTAACACAATACCATGGGCCTCTTTCACAGACTACATGATCCTTGCAGATCAGTCTGCTATTGACATTGCCATGTAAGTGACTGCTGGACTGACCATATATGGACAGGAGGagcttagaaatgcagaatctaaAGGAAAtagtgaggaaaggaaagaagttcaATCCCATGGAGAAAGGGTGGCTGGATGTAGAGTATCCTGCCTTCGGTCAGAAAACAGGAATCAAGAACAATAGTCCAACACAGGAAGGAAAGGGGTTGTTCTAGAAGAAGTCCTGAGCTTTCCCTATGGCAATATAGTAATGCCACTGACAACAGGAAGCAAATGCCACTTCTACATCCCTCATGCTCCTGAAGAGGCATGGAGCATGCTGCAGAATTAGACATGCCTGCTCTCAAATGCCAGTAATTCAGGGTACctgctatgtgactttgggaaagttccGTAACTTCTGGATACTTAATtccctcatctacaaaatggacaaaatagtAATAGCAATAATAGTAACTTGTCTTATATTTACCGTATTCCAAGTACTTTTCTAAGCACTCTACatatattaacacatttattaGTTCATATGACAAATTGATGATACAGGCACTAATCTTACcaacattttagagatgaggcaactgaggcacagagaggctaggtaacttgctgaaggtcacataCCTACTAAAGTAGGTGAGCAGAGAGCTTAATAATAGCTATTGCCTCAAATATTGTAagcataaaatgatttaaaaaaatgaaagttattaCAGCTGTGTCCAGCTCAAGTAAACCACTCAAAAAACTCATACTGCTGCATTTTTAAACCTACTGTTACCATCATTATTGTTTCAGTTCCCACAAGGCCTTTACCCTGTAACTCTTACTCTTGGGGCAACTTCCTCATGAGTCTATTGGGAATATCTTCCCTAGTTACCTATCAAATGTTAATCCCAAACATTAATTCTTCTAAGGACTAACTAAAATTTTCTAGAACTGGGTCCTCAGGGCAATAATTTAGCCCTTAATGTCTCTGCTGAGTAAACTTCATAAAGTGTGTATCACTCAAAGTGgtataaaaatcacaaagaaatccATAACTTGTCTTTAGACAAAATGTAGAAAGCGAGACTTTGAAGAATAAAGACTTCCATTAGCTTATGTAAGACAGCATTTTCAAGAAATATGGGTCTAATTCTAAATTGAATCAACTGTGGAAAGAGCAGTAACAAATGAAAGCTAGaaactatttcttttcaaatagtaTTCAAGAAACTTGTATACTTTGTGAGAAAATACAGCATGGGTGagcattaaaaaagagagtatGTTACATTTTGTTCCACTTTTTCATCCACATCTGCGGTCTCAATTTTGACTCATAGCATCCGGAGGTAAAATCCTTCATCATCTTTCCTGAATATCAAAAGTGAGTATGTCCGCAGTCATCAATGTTACCCAGCTGTGGTGATGGATTAGAAAATCTGATTatgatttctacttttgttttctaatattaaaacttttgttttttaaaggtgtCTAAGTGGCTCAGTAACCGATTCTTGATATCACCTCAGGTCTTGGTCACAGgaccatgagttcaagtcctgcatcggacttttaaaaaaaatctcatttttacaaaaaaatcttaataatcaAAATGGGTATAAAGTAAAAGGGAAAgtcttccctcacttgtgcaGTAGCATTCCAGAAATAACTATCACTGACCATTTGGTATCTTTCTAGATTATTTTCTGTGTacttacaaatatacatataaatttctGGTTCCTTAGACTCATAAAATCACACTAGATGTAATAAATGGCAACTGTTTATTTCACTAGGAATATGCTGCAATCATATCCAAGTCAGTACAAAtcaaatttcccattttattccaAACAGGATTGATCATAATTTACTTAGCCATTCAACCACtggtagaatttttattatttacagctTTTCACTACCACAATGATAAAATAAACATCTTGAACAATTAATATGTAGGTTTGTGTTGGcatgtatgtaaaatatgaatataagttttttaatgataatatagAGAAATCTTTCAAAGACTAGAGGCTGGTGAACAAAGCCCTGAGCCTCCCAGTCAGAATATGATATTTTTCTGGACCTCGGTCCTGGTTCATGGATGGGCTCCACTGTGAATCTGTTCCAGATAAGCACCTACTTCAGAAGAGACCTTGATATTTCTAACTTTCTGGGATCTGGAAGATCAGAACACAAGGCAAATGCCCAGAAGGATCCTTGAAACTAGCAAGTTATTTCCTGGGAGGAATTCTTACTAATCTGTAAGGGATCAGGCTGACCCTTCCATAGTGTTCTATACCAGAGTTGCATCTATGTCTTAGAGACTGATAGAGCATAGAAGGGATCCAGATCCAGACCAACATTCCCCCCTGAATATTTAAAGGAGTTAAGGAAAGCTTTACTGGACTTATTAGCTATCTGTTATCTCTCTCCTTTCAGTTAAAACCAGGAAAAGGATtcatacaaaaaataattcaatattccAAGCCTTTCTCAAGAGCTGCTGTCAGGCACAAAAGCCAGGATAAGTAAAACGAGCTATGCATTCCTGCACTGGAGGGTTGGGGATTGTTATCAGGCAGAGCAAAAGGATACCAAAAAGATAGGACAGGTGCCCAGTATATTGAAGAGGGCAGCAAATGAGGCAAATAGCTAAAGTATTAGGctgaagaaagaagagatattCCTACCATAGGAAGGAGATTGCATAGAcatgaaaggaaaagtaagaataAGAGGACATTAAAATGCAGAGCATGCATTAAGAAGACCAGGTGGCCATGTGTCGTTCCAAGGAAAGCATCAAAGAAATAAAGCCTCCTATGTGGGAACTTCGGCAAATTTTGTGAAGGGCCATAGTGAGACAAGCATTCTTTTTGGGACAGGTGGACGAAAGAACTTCCCAGGAACAAATTCCATAGTAAATCCACATTTTCACTAATATTCctgagattttctgtctctctcattcatttGTCTCCTTCTCAGGCAGCAAAGGTTAGCAATGAAAAACCAAACCTTTCTGAAAGAATTCATTTTGCTGGGACTATCAGCCATCCCGGAGATCCAACTTGTAATCATCATATTTCTCTTCCTGACGTACCTGCTTACCATCTTTGGAAACCTGACAATCATCACTCTTACTCTACTGGATTCCCACCTCCAGactcccatgtatttcttcctccgTAATTTCTCCATCTTAGAAATTTCCTTGACAACCACTTTTACTCCCAGGCTGCTGTTCAGCATCACAACAGGAAACAAGAGCATCAGTNNNNNNNNNNNNNNNNNNNNNNNNNNNNNNNNNNNNNNNNNNNNNNNNNNNNNNNNNNNNNNNNNNNNNNNNNNNNNNNNNNNNNNNNNNNNNNNNNNNNCTGCCAtgtcctatgaccgctatgtggccatatGCAAACCCCTGCATTACATGACCATCATGAGCAGCAGAGTCTGCATCCAGCTGGTCCTCTGCTCTTGGGTGGCTGGATTTCTCATCATCATATCTCCAATCATTCTGACCAGTCAGCTGGATTTCTGTGCCTCCAACATGCTGAATCATTATTACTGTGACTATGGCCCCCTCCTAGAAATATCTTGCTCAGATACAAGATTCCTGGAGCTCATTGACTTTATCTTAGCAGTTGTGACCTTGGTGGTCACTCTGGTGCTGGTGATTCTCTCCTACACAAACATCATCTGGACCATTCTCAAGATCCCCTCGgctcagcaaagga is from Suricata suricatta isolate VVHF042 chromosome 10, meerkat_22Aug2017_6uvM2_HiC, whole genome shotgun sequence and encodes:
- the LOC115305735 gene encoding olfactory receptor 6C4-like; its protein translation is MKNQTFLKEFILLGLSAIPEIQLVIIIFLFLTYLLTIFGNLTIITLTLLDSHLQTPMYFFLRNFSILEISLTTTFTPRLLFSITTGNKSISXXXXXXXXXXXXXXXXXXXXXXXXXXXXXXXXXXAMSYDRYVAICKPLHYMTIMSSRVCIQLVLCSWVAGFLIIISPIILTSQLDFCASNMLNHYYCDYGPLLEISCSDTRFLELIDFILAVVTLVVTLVLVILSYTNIIWTILKIPSAQQRKKAFSTCSSHMIVLSLSYGSCIFMYIKPSAKEGVAFNKGVAILNTLVAPLLNPFIYTLRNKQVKQAFKDVARKIMSL